From the Halorhabdus utahensis DSM 12940 genome, one window contains:
- the tmk gene encoding dTMP kinase yields the protein MLITLEGIDGSGKSSAWESLREHAADLDPDFTFTREPTESWYGEAVQRSIQEDDADSLAELFLYTADHAAHLANTVQPALDRGEVVVSDRYSDSRYAYQGATLEDRLDDPLAFVREIHEPWTRPPDATIYLDVDAETGAERSGGTNKFERVEHLRAVRANYERLIDDDPDRFVRIDATRAAEAVRADVFDAVERLLSEQ from the coding sequence ATGCTCATCACGCTCGAAGGGATCGACGGCAGCGGGAAGTCCTCCGCCTGGGAATCCTTGCGGGAGCACGCCGCCGACCTCGACCCCGATTTCACCTTCACCCGGGAGCCGACCGAGTCGTGGTATGGCGAGGCCGTCCAGCGCTCGATTCAGGAAGACGACGCCGACTCTCTCGCCGAGCTGTTCCTCTACACTGCCGACCACGCCGCCCACCTCGCGAATACGGTCCAACCAGCCCTCGACCGCGGCGAGGTCGTCGTCTCCGATCGCTACTCGGACTCGCGATATGCCTACCAGGGTGCGACGCTCGAAGACCGGCTGGACGATCCCCTCGCCTTCGTCCGGGAGATTCACGAGCCCTGGACGCGACCGCCTGACGCGACGATTTACCTCGACGTCGACGCCGAGACCGGGGCTGAGCGCAGCGGCGGGACGAACAAGTTCGAGCGCGTCGAGCACCTGCGGGCTGTTCGGGCGAACTACGAGCGACTGATCGACGATGACCCGGACCGGTTCGTCCGGATCGACGCGACTCGAGCAGCTGAAGCGGTACGGGCGGACGTTTTCGATGCGGTCGAACGGTTGCTTTCAGAACAATAA
- a CDS encoding ABC transporter substrate-binding protein, which produces MQTTRRLFLSLAGVGVSAGAGCTTLGPDDDGNTETPTSTPTGTETDTPTTTDTNTPTETDTPTETDTDTPTETESDTPTETEAEETTEEGRETEEETNEEADDETVYDVTVDSVDARSMDMLDWNSQYAGWPYIWGRWAAYERFVQYDLENNVWIPRLIDNWSIDGTTITLDIRDPHKYEDGDEVTAEDVKANIVMNLATGAPFSEIFESFDEPDDKTLVIETKKSVNKTILEFSIFSQLQQAKMAPPYDEFYQRFWVDGEEGVGRDIQAMEPNEPHYVSGIFGQMRKDSEQYLMERNPEHPDADNVNFERYRFRTYPGNQAKWDAMLADEVDTVMSAFTPANVKAELPDHWQEYNFPGNWGVGLLPQHDPDTAPHISKRPVRQAITHAISREAVRSAGGPRVKTAFPTPAAISASVQDEWIDVDGTFGPMQGGKAKAAERMQDAGYEKNANGIWAMDGDTVSFDISVPGSWSDWVTVIQATVSQLTQAGFDARLNRVNNIYRIVASGEFKMAARPWSSGYARSSFPYFPLDWVFGRAYGNAHSYPGGEEGTEITVPAMDGDGTMSVDVQQHLADLSMARGDDVKPIVEELAWVSHQDLPMIPIVEKLEQSFISTNNLSAPDPDSLAGNVKWPCFYAPREGEMQWQGGQE; this is translated from the coding sequence ATGCAGACGACGCGACGATTGTTCCTCAGTCTCGCGGGGGTCGGAGTGAGTGCCGGGGCAGGATGCACCACGCTGGGGCCGGACGATGATGGGAACACGGAGACACCCACGAGCACGCCGACAGGAACTGAAACGGACACACCGACGACAACAGACACGAACACACCGACAGAGACCGACACGCCGACGGAGACTGACACGGACACACCGACTGAAACCGAGTCCGACACACCGACTGAAACCGAAGCGGAAGAGACGACTGAGGAAGGAAGAGAGACGGAGGAAGAGACGAACGAGGAAGCGGACGATGAGACGGTTTACGACGTCACGGTTGACTCCGTCGACGCCCGTTCGATGGACATGCTGGACTGGAACTCCCAGTACGCGGGCTGGCCATACATTTGGGGGCGGTGGGCTGCCTACGAGCGCTTTGTGCAGTATGATCTGGAGAACAACGTCTGGATCCCCCGCCTCATCGATAACTGGTCGATTGACGGGACGACAATCACGCTGGACATCCGTGATCCACATAAATACGAGGACGGGGACGAGGTGACGGCCGAGGATGTCAAGGCCAACATCGTGATGAATCTCGCGACCGGGGCACCGTTCTCGGAGATCTTCGAATCGTTCGACGAACCCGACGACAAAACCCTCGTGATCGAGACGAAGAAGTCTGTCAACAAGACGATCCTCGAGTTTTCGATCTTCTCGCAGTTGCAACAGGCCAAAATGGCACCACCGTACGACGAGTTCTATCAGCGCTTTTGGGTAGACGGCGAAGAGGGCGTCGGCAGAGATATTCAGGCCATGGAACCCAACGAGCCCCACTACGTCTCGGGTATCTTCGGCCAAATGAGGAAGGACTCCGAGCAGTACCTCATGGAACGCAACCCCGAGCACCCGGACGCCGATAACGTCAACTTCGAGCGGTACCGGTTCCGGACCTACCCGGGGAACCAGGCCAAGTGGGACGCGATGTTAGCCGATGAGGTGGACACGGTGATGAGTGCGTTCACCCCGGCGAATGTCAAAGCGGAGCTCCCGGATCACTGGCAGGAGTACAACTTCCCCGGCAACTGGGGCGTCGGGCTACTGCCCCAGCACGATCCGGACACCGCGCCCCACATTTCAAAGCGACCGGTTCGCCAGGCCATCACGCATGCGATTAGCCGCGAAGCTGTCCGGAGCGCCGGTGGTCCGCGGGTCAAGACGGCATTCCCGACCCCAGCCGCGATCTCCGCGAGCGTGCAGGATGAATGGATTGACGTCGATGGGACGTTCGGCCCAATGCAGGGAGGCAAAGCGAAAGCCGCCGAACGCATGCAAGACGCCGGCTACGAGAAAAACGCCAACGGTATCTGGGCGATGGACGGCGACACCGTTTCCTTCGACATCTCAGTGCCGGGTAGCTGGAGTGACTGGGTGACGGTGATCCAGGCAACGGTTTCCCAGCTAACCCAGGCCGGGTTCGACGCACGACTGAACCGCGTCAACAACATCTATAGGATTGTCGCCAGCGGCGAGTTCAAGATGGCTGCCCGCCCGTGGTCGTCGGGTTACGCACGGTCGTCGTTCCCGTATTTCCCGCTGGACTGGGTGTTCGGGCGAGCCTACGGCAACGCTCACAGCTACCCCGGTGGCGAGGAAGGCACCGAGATCACGGTTCCCGCCATGGACGGAGACGGCACCATGTCGGTCGATGTCCAGCAGCACCTCGCGGATCTCTCGATGGCTCGTGGCGACGACGTCAAGCCGATCGTCGAGGAACTCGCGTGGGTTTCCCATCAGGATCTACCGATGATACCGATCGTCGAAAAGCTGGAGCAGTCGTTCATCAGCACGAACAATCTCTCTGCGCCCGATCCTGACTCTTTGGCCGGCAACGTCAAATGGCCGTGCTTTTACGCTCCACGGGAGGGCGAGATGCAGTGGCAGGGCGGCCAAGAGTGA
- a CDS encoding tubulin/FtsZ family protein translates to MKLAMIGFGQAGGKIVDKFLEYDDRTGSGIVRSAVAVNTAKADLLGLERVPEENRVLIGQARVKGHGVGADNELGAEIAEEDIDEIQGAIDNIPVHEIDAFLIIAGLGGGTGSGGSPVLAKHLKRIYTEPVYGLGILPGSDEGGIYTLNAARSFQTFVREVDNLLVFDNDAWRKTGESMEAGYAEINDEIVKRFGILFGAGEVEHGGEVAESVVDSSEIINTLAGGGVSTVGYAAEEVDLDDSSGLLSRFRGDDSADSMESANTTNRITSLVRKAALGRLTLPCEIDGSERALLVLSGPPGHLNRKGIERGRKWLEEQTGSMEVRGGDYPVSDSGYVASVILLSGVHNVPRIKELQQVAIEAQDNIDDIRDESEENLEALVEDDEDELDPLF, encoded by the coding sequence ATGAAACTCGCGATGATCGGCTTCGGGCAGGCCGGCGGGAAGATCGTCGACAAGTTCCTGGAGTACGACGACAGGACGGGCAGCGGGATTGTCCGGTCGGCGGTCGCGGTCAACACCGCTAAGGCTGATTTGCTCGGCCTCGAACGCGTCCCAGAGGAGAACCGGGTCCTGATCGGACAGGCGCGGGTCAAGGGGCATGGCGTCGGTGCGGACAACGAACTCGGCGCGGAGATCGCCGAGGAGGACATCGACGAAATCCAGGGGGCCATCGACAATATCCCTGTCCACGAGATCGACGCGTTCCTCATCATCGCCGGGCTCGGCGGCGGAACGGGCTCGGGCGGGTCGCCGGTTCTCGCCAAACACTTGAAGCGGATCTACACCGAGCCGGTCTACGGCCTCGGGATCCTGCCCGGCAGCGACGAGGGTGGCATCTACACGCTCAACGCCGCCCGGTCGTTCCAGACGTTCGTCCGGGAAGTGGACAATCTCCTCGTCTTCGACAACGACGCCTGGCGGAAAACAGGCGAGTCCATGGAGGCGGGCTACGCGGAGATCAACGACGAGATCGTCAAACGCTTTGGTATCCTCTTTGGCGCAGGTGAAGTCGAACACGGCGGCGAGGTCGCCGAGAGCGTCGTCGACTCCAGCGAGATCATCAACACGCTCGCGGGCGGTGGCGTCTCGACAGTCGGGTACGCGGCCGAGGAGGTCGATCTCGACGATTCCAGCGGATTGCTCTCGCGGTTCCGCGGCGACGATTCCGCGGACTCGATGGAGTCGGCGAACACGACCAACCGCATCACGTCGCTGGTCCGAAAGGCCGCACTTGGCCGGCTGACGCTGCCCTGTGAGATCGACGGGTCCGAGCGCGCGCTGCTCGTACTCTCGGGGCCACCCGGCCACCTCAATCGGAAGGGTATCGAACGCGGGCGAAAGTGGCTCGAAGAGCAGACCGGCAGCATGGAAGTCCGGGGCGGGGACTACCCCGTCTCCGATTCGGGATACGTCGCAAGCGTCATCCTGCTCTCTGGGGTCCACAACGTCCCCCGGATCAAGGAGCTCCAGCAGGTCGCCATCGAGGCCCAGGACAACATCGACGACATCCGGGACGAAAGCGAAGAGAACTTAGAGGCGTTGGTAGAAGATGATGAAGATGAGTTGGATCCGCTCTTCTAA
- the cofG gene encoding 7,8-didemethyl-8-hydroxy-5-deazariboflavin synthase subunit CofG has product MIPGAEEYDVDVTIDPAERERLLSVGPEDVAGPGEDGGPDHLSFARNVFIPLTTACRYTCTYCTYYDPPGQASLLSPEDVREICREGADAGCTEALFTFGDDPDDRYDAIYDQLAEWGHDSIHTYLREACEIALEEGLLPHANPGDQTREQMAEVADLNASMGVMLETTADLEAHSGSRRKEPGQRLATIRTAGELGVPFTTGILVGIGEDWADRAESLLAIAALHERYNHVQEVIVQPVSPNERWDREPPSLETMRRTVAMARAGLPETVSVQVPPNLARTRDLLDCGVDDLGGVSPVTDDHVNPDYAWPALDELRAIADDAGVPLRERLPVYDRYVDEDWLSEQVLATVSTVTSTDETGT; this is encoded by the coding sequence GTGATCCCCGGGGCCGAGGAATACGACGTCGACGTCACGATCGATCCGGCCGAGCGCGAGCGACTGCTGTCGGTCGGCCCCGAGGACGTCGCCGGACCCGGCGAGGACGGCGGCCCCGACCACCTCTCCTTTGCCAGAAATGTCTTCATCCCATTGACGACGGCCTGCCGGTACACCTGCACCTACTGTACGTACTACGATCCGCCGGGCCAGGCCTCGTTGCTTTCGCCCGAAGACGTCCGCGAGATCTGCCGGGAGGGGGCCGACGCCGGCTGTACGGAAGCCCTCTTTACCTTCGGCGACGATCCCGACGACCGCTACGACGCAATCTACGACCAACTCGCCGAGTGGGGCCACGACTCGATTCACACCTATCTCCGGGAGGCCTGCGAGATCGCGCTGGAGGAGGGACTGCTGCCCCACGCCAATCCGGGCGATCAGACCCGCGAGCAGATGGCCGAAGTCGCCGATCTGAACGCGAGCATGGGTGTGATGCTAGAGACAACCGCCGATCTTGAGGCCCACTCGGGTTCGCGCCGCAAAGAGCCGGGCCAACGACTCGCAACGATCCGGACGGCAGGGGAACTCGGCGTGCCTTTCACAACCGGGATTCTGGTCGGCATCGGCGAGGACTGGGCGGATCGCGCCGAGAGCCTGCTGGCAATCGCTGCCCTCCACGAGCGGTACAACCACGTCCAGGAGGTGATCGTCCAGCCCGTTTCGCCGAACGAACGCTGGGATCGCGAGCCGCCGAGTCTGGAGACGATGCGCCGGACGGTCGCGATGGCACGGGCGGGATTGCCAGAGACGGTCAGCGTCCAGGTCCCGCCGAATCTGGCCCGGACGCGCGACCTGCTCGACTGCGGCGTCGACGATCTTGGCGGTGTCTCCCCGGTCACCGATGACCACGTCAATCCCGACTACGCCTGGCCGGCACTGGACGAACTCCGCGCGATCGCAGACGATGCGGGTGTCCCGCTACGCGAGCGGTTACCGGTCTACGATCGCTACGTGGACGAAGACTGGCTGAGCGAGCAGGTATTGGCAACGGTCTCGACAGTGACATCGACGGACGAAACAGGGACCTGA
- the pspAB gene encoding PspA-associated protein PspAB — MGLLDGIKSALGLKAEADATRDADPEDLFGMSTAYVTMAADLGYEPAGEAALCFSDVDSTDFQDAISEVRQILAAGEIETGTTAEFVEDAHGYTWVVLEDDDVEDLVTSVHFAADTLVENGYGSRLLAAVFAFRDPEDSTAWDDSDRYVYWVYSFRRGSYYPFAPKPGERERDATAEFKLQSVLDGELDLEDDEAYWYPLWPEDEGHPWE; from the coding sequence ATGGGACTGCTCGATGGGATCAAGTCCGCGCTGGGACTGAAAGCCGAGGCCGACGCGACCCGGGACGCCGATCCCGAGGACCTCTTCGGGATGAGCACCGCCTACGTCACGATGGCGGCCGACCTGGGCTACGAGCCGGCGGGCGAGGCGGCGCTGTGTTTCTCCGACGTCGACAGCACGGACTTCCAGGACGCGATCTCGGAAGTCAGGCAGATCCTGGCCGCCGGCGAGATCGAGACGGGCACCACCGCGGAGTTCGTCGAGGACGCCCACGGCTACACCTGGGTCGTCCTCGAGGACGACGACGTCGAGGATCTCGTCACGAGCGTCCACTTCGCCGCGGACACGCTCGTCGAGAACGGCTACGGCTCGCGGCTGCTCGCGGCTGTCTTCGCCTTTCGCGATCCCGAGGATTCGACCGCCTGGGACGACAGCGACCGGTACGTCTACTGGGTCTACTCCTTCCGTCGCGGGTCGTACTACCCCTTCGCGCCCAAACCCGGCGAGCGTGAGCGCGACGCCACCGCGGAGTTCAAACTCCAGAGCGTGCTCGACGGCGAACTCGACCTTGAGGACGACGAGGCCTACTGGTATCCCCTCTGGCCCGAGGACGAGGGCCACCCCTGGGAGTGA
- a CDS encoding complex I NDUFA9 subunit family protein, translating to MNVLVTGGDGFVGRHLCAELDERGHDVTALSRDPDPTVLPDGVETVAGDVTDRSSIEPAVEGVDVLVNLVALSPLFIPSGGNEMHERIHLGGTENLVAAAEDEGVERFVQMSALGADPEGPTHYIRAKGRAEEVVRESALKWVIVRPSVIFGDGGEFVGFTKKLTPPLVAPLPGGGKTRFQPIWVEDLAPMLADCVEDDERAGETYELGGPERLTLKQIAKLVRGKVAVVPVPMALAGVGLSVAGAIPGFPMGKDQYRSLRFDNTTADNDVTAFGTEPDVLFTLEDYLDGV from the coding sequence ATGAATGTCCTTGTCACTGGCGGCGACGGCTTCGTCGGCCGACACCTCTGTGCAGAACTGGACGAGCGCGGCCACGACGTGACGGCGCTGTCGCGTGATCCCGATCCGACCGTGCTTCCCGACGGCGTGGAGACAGTCGCGGGCGACGTGACCGATCGCTCGTCGATCGAACCGGCAGTCGAGGGCGTGGACGTCCTCGTGAACCTGGTGGCGCTCTCGCCGCTGTTCATCCCGAGCGGCGGCAACGAGATGCACGAGCGCATCCACCTCGGCGGCACCGAGAACCTGGTCGCGGCCGCCGAGGACGAAGGCGTCGAGCGCTTCGTCCAGATGAGCGCGCTGGGAGCCGACCCCGAGGGGCCAACGCACTACATCCGCGCGAAGGGGCGGGCCGAGGAAGTCGTCCGGGAGTCCGCCCTGAAGTGGGTGATCGTCCGTCCCTCGGTGATCTTCGGCGACGGCGGGGAGTTCGTCGGCTTTACGAAGAAGCTCACGCCGCCGCTGGTCGCGCCGCTGCCTGGCGGCGGGAAGACGCGATTCCAGCCGATCTGGGTCGAGGACCTCGCGCCGATGCTCGCAGATTGCGTCGAGGACGACGAGCGGGCTGGGGAAACCTACGAACTCGGCGGACCCGAGAGACTGACGCTCAAGCAGATCGCCAAACTCGTTCGGGGGAAGGTCGCGGTCGTCCCCGTCCCGATGGCGCTGGCCGGCGTCGGCCTCTCGGTCGCCGGGGCGATCCCCGGGTTCCCGATGGGGAAAGACCAGTACCGCTCGCTGCGGTTCGACAACACCACTGCTGACAACGACGTGACGGCCTTCGGCACCGAACCCGACGTGCTGTTCACGCTCGAAGACTACCTCGACGGCGTCTGA
- a CDS encoding DUF7577 domain-containing protein produces the protein MRESLRSALAWQALALGCYMAGVTLFVLGGVGPFLAPPERSLANLTTVDIAFVAGSIVLFAAGGVASWKSGWRNTLPATSSWGTQPDQSHGGLPDRNGREADREPTTAYEDGELYLRCPECGATNDTSYSYCGECSTKLPRP, from the coding sequence ATGCGCGAGTCACTCCGATCGGCGTTGGCCTGGCAGGCGCTCGCCCTCGGCTGTTACATGGCAGGTGTCACCCTGTTCGTTCTCGGGGGCGTCGGGCCGTTTCTCGCCCCGCCGGAGCGGTCGCTGGCGAACCTGACGACAGTCGACATCGCGTTCGTCGCCGGCAGTATCGTACTGTTCGCAGCCGGTGGCGTGGCCAGCTGGAAAAGCGGCTGGCGAAATACGTTGCCCGCCACCTCGTCGTGGGGAACGCAGCCCGATCAATCTCACGGGGGTCTCCCCGACCGGAACGGCCGAGAAGCCGACCGCGAGCCGACCACGGCCTACGAAGACGGCGAGCTGTACCTTCGCTGTCCCGAATGCGGGGCGACGAACGACACGTCCTACTCCTATTGTGGGGAGTGTTCGACCAAGCTACCACGACCCTGA
- the cofC gene encoding 2-phospho-L-lactate guanylyltransferase, with the protein MHVVVPFDGRDPKTRLAPVLDAPERRDFARAMLADVAETIESISFEPTILATTDVECEWPVVVDERSLDAAVNDQLAVADGPVAVVMADLALVTPDALDRLFRAGGEVVLAPGRGGGTNAFVARHHDFRVDYHDASITDHRSIAEEIGADTVEVDSFRLASDVDEPDDLAEVLLHGEGRAAAWLREHGFDLSMDEGRVSVQR; encoded by the coding sequence ATGCACGTCGTCGTTCCGTTCGACGGTCGCGATCCGAAAACCCGTTTGGCCCCCGTTCTCGACGCTCCGGAGCGACGGGATTTCGCACGCGCGATGCTTGCAGACGTCGCGGAGACGATCGAATCCATCAGCTTCGAGCCGACGATCCTCGCGACGACTGACGTCGAGTGCGAATGGCCCGTCGTCGTCGACGAACGGTCGCTCGACGCGGCCGTGAACGACCAACTGGCGGTGGCTGACGGACCGGTCGCAGTCGTTATGGCCGATCTGGCGCTTGTGACGCCTGACGCACTGGATCGACTGTTCAGGGCCGGCGGCGAGGTCGTCCTGGCCCCGGGCCGTGGCGGCGGAACCAACGCGTTCGTGGCCCGCCATCACGACTTCCGCGTCGACTATCACGACGCCTCGATCACGGACCACCGATCGATCGCCGAGGAAATCGGCGCGGACACTGTCGAGGTCGACTCCTTCCGGCTGGCGAGTGACGTCGACGAACCCGACGACCTCGCCGAGGTGCTGTTACATGGTGAGGGCCGGGCGGCGGCGTGGCTTCGCGAACACGGATTCGACCTCTCGATGGACGAGGGCCGTGTCAGCGTCCAGCGGTGA
- a CDS encoding helix-turn-helix domain-containing protein has product MRYLRAVFTKDGGAIHPWGETLARDESVLRGPMYVMEMVDDEVAKMLCRVYGDVEHGFGLTRDHPLVRTATLVDAARGLLSLRVEMPTEPRQMLRFQRETDIILVMPLQFRQTDGAPVATLLGDDESFDDSLDAVPAAVDVELLETGEYEPEPDDPIASLTPTQQRVLLSAVEEGYYECPREATQDELADAVDLAPGTVGEHLRKIESRVFSHLVE; this is encoded by the coding sequence ATGCGGTATCTCCGCGCGGTGTTCACCAAGGACGGCGGGGCGATACATCCCTGGGGAGAGACGTTGGCTCGGGACGAATCGGTGCTTCGGGGGCCGATGTACGTGATGGAGATGGTCGACGACGAGGTCGCGAAAATGCTCTGCCGGGTCTATGGCGATGTCGAGCATGGCTTTGGGCTAACCCGTGATCACCCGCTTGTCAGGACTGCAACGCTTGTGGACGCTGCTCGTGGGCTGCTCTCGTTGCGCGTCGAGATGCCGACCGAACCACGACAGATGCTCCGGTTCCAGCGAGAGACTGACATCATCCTGGTGATGCCCCTCCAGTTTCGCCAGACGGACGGCGCGCCGGTCGCGACACTACTCGGCGACGACGAGTCCTTCGACGACTCACTGGACGCTGTCCCGGCGGCTGTCGACGTCGAACTGCTCGAGACGGGCGAATACGAACCCGAACCTGACGATCCGATTGCGTCCCTGACGCCGACCCAGCAGCGGGTGCTGTTGAGCGCTGTCGAGGAGGGCTACTACGAGTGCCCGCGCGAGGCGACACAGGATGAGCTGGCCGATGCTGTCGATCTCGCGCCGGGCACCGTCGGTGAACACCTCCGGAAGATCGAGTCGCGAGTGTTCTCACATCTCGTCGAATGA